The bacterium region AAAAAAGCCCGCTCTTATTTAGCGGGCGACAACTTTCTATAATTTAGCGCTTTAGCACATTTTTATAGCGGAGCAAGTTGCCTTTTAAATTCCCGCTTAATAGCTTATATATAGGTTACCTTTGTATATAGGTTTTGTCAAGTGAGCAAGATATTAATGTTTGCGAATTAGAGAAAAAAGGATTGTAAGGATTACGCTTATTAGGATACCGATTGTTATCGGGTAGTAGAAAACGAAGTTTTCTTTCTTGATTATTATGTCGCCCGGTAATCTACCTAAAGGGAGTTTTATCCCTTTAGAAATAAAAATAGAGCCCAATATAAAGAGAACCCCAATAACGAGTAAAACCTTTGAAATTGAATTGTTATCCATTTTTAAATTGTTTTTTCATACAGGAAAAAACATAAAGAGAATAGGGGTTTTTATTAAAAGAGTTAGCCTAACCTATTTTTATCTCCAATATATGTAATGTATTATATTCTTTATTTTGATGAAAATAAATTTTGTTTCTGCACAAAGTTTTTAATTCTTTGGTTAGCTAATTCGCAATATTTTTCATCAATATCATAGCCGACATAACTTCTGTTGGTCTTTAATGCTGCAATGCAAGTAGTTCCAGCTCCAACAAAGGGGTCAAGTACAATTTCATTTTCAAATGTATATAGTTGAATTAATCTATAGGGTAATTCAATAGGAAAAGGTGCTGGATGTCCAATTTTTGAAGCTCTTTCTGCAGAAAACCTCCAAATGCTTTTTGTGAATTCTAAAAACTCATCTTTTACAATAGTGCTTCCTCTGTTCAATGGGTTTAAACGGGTAAAAGTATCTTTACAAAATACGAGTATATATTCATGGATGTCGCGTAACACGGGGTTACTAGCTTTTAAATAAGTTCCCCATGCAGTTGATGTACTTGCACTATTTCCTTTATCCCACACAATTTCTCCCCTCATTAAAAACCCAATGTTTTGCATATCCTCTATTATATAACTATGAAGAGGTATGTAGGGTTTTCTCCCTAAGTTGGCAATATTGATGCATACTCTTCCTCCTGGAACTAAAACTCTATAAGTTTCTTTAAATACTTGTTTTAAAAAGTTTTTATATTCTGACAGAGACAAGTCCTTATCATAATCTTTGCCTACATTATAGGGGGGGGAAGTTACCATTAAATGAATACTGTTATCTGGAAGTTCTGACATAATTTCACTGCTTTTGCAAAAGATTTTGTTTATATTTTCGACGGGAATAGGTTTTTCTATATATTCAACTTTCTTTTCGCTATTGAGACCTTTATATAGGTTGCTATTATAAAACTTAGATGAGTCATGATTAATTCTACCAGAAGTCCCAAAAGAACTTGTTTTAGTCCCCTTTGATTTTTTTACAGTGCTTTTTTGTTTTTTCATAATTTATATACTTTCTTTAAGTAATTCTAAAAATTTTATAGCTTTTCTTTCATAAGTTGTCTCAGAGTTGGCTAATTCAATAAATCTACCTAACTGATTTTTTGTTTGCATACTGGCAAAAAATTCTTTCTCTTCTTGTAAAAGAGATAATGTTTGTGATTTTAATTCTTCGTAGTTATCAAATCTGTAAAACCCTTTGTGTGGAGTAGCTTTGACATTATCTTGATTTTCATCTATAGGTTTAGGGTTAATAGACCAAAATCCTTGTATAATACCATTTCTTTTCAATGAATCTACTTTTTTGTGATAGGTTTTAGTAATTGGAGTATTACCAATAACAATTATAGG contains the following coding sequences:
- a CDS encoding DUF2905 domain-containing protein, which produces MDNNSISKVLLVIGVLFILGSIFISKGIKLPLGRLPGDIIIKKENFVFYYPITIGILISVILTILFSLIRKH
- a CDS encoding site-specific DNA-methyltransferase; the encoded protein is MKKQKSTVKKSKGTKTSSFGTSGRINHDSSKFYNSNLYKGLNSEKKVEYIEKPIPVENINKIFCKSSEIMSELPDNSIHLMVTSPPYNVGKDYDKDLSLSEYKNFLKQVFKETYRVLVPGGRVCINIANLGRKPYIPLHSYIIEDMQNIGFLMRGEIVWDKGNSASTSTAWGTYLKASNPVLRDIHEYILVFCKDTFTRLNPLNRGSTIVKDEFLEFTKSIWRFSAERASKIGHPAPFPIELPYRLIQLYTFENEIVLDPFVGAGTTCIAALKTNRSYVGYDIDEKYCELANQRIKNFVQKQNLFSSK